The Pygocentrus nattereri isolate fPygNat1 chromosome 4, fPygNat1.pri, whole genome shotgun sequence genome includes a window with the following:
- the kidins220b gene encoding kinase D-interacting substrate of 220 kDa B isoform X3, whose translation MDTTTSIKMTTMAIQNLFSYVEEENLAALKAHLDKFKEVDGRSDNGQTPLMLAAEQGSLEIVQELIRRGANVNLDDVDCWSALISAAKEGHVEVVKELLDSSAYIEHRDMGGWTALMWAAYKGRVEVTNVLLENGANPNTTGQYSVYPIIWAAGRGHAEIVKLLLKHGAKVNCSDKYGTTPLIWAARKGHYDCVMHLLENGADVDQEGANSMTALIVAVKGGYTEVVKELLKRNPNVNMTDKDGNTALMIAAKEGYTEIVQDLLDAGTYVNIPDRSGDTVLIGAVRGGHVEIVRALLHKYADIDIRGQDNKTALYWAVEKGNATMVRDILQCNPDTETTTKDSETPLIKATKMRNIEIVELLLDKGAKVSAVDKKGDTPLHIAIRGRSRRLAELLLRNPKDGRLLYRPNKAGETPYNIDCSHQKSILTQIFGARHLSPTESDGDMLGYDLYSSALADILSEPTMQPPICVGLYAQWGSGKSFLLKKLEDEMKTFAGQQIEPLFQFSWLVVFLSLMLCGSVALLLGFTVDPKLAIAVSLSLLALLYLFFVVVYFGSRREGESWNWAWVLSTRLARHIGYLELLLKLMFVNPPELPEQTTRALPVRFLFTDYNRLSSVGGETSMAEMIATLSDACEREFGFMASRLFRVFKTEDTQGKKKWKKTCCIPSFVIFLFILGCLITGMALLAVFKVDGHNQTVNAVLVAMASVVGLALLLNCRTWWQVTDSVLNSQRKRLHSAANKMHKLKSEGFMKVLKSEVELMAKMAKTIDSFTQNQTRLVVIIDGLDSCEQDKVLQMLDTVRVLFSKGPFISIFASDPHIIIKAINQNLNSVLRDSNINGHDYMRNIVHLPVFLNSRGLSSAKKMCAPAPANGDTGNSEGWHEELDRKLSQHSLGETAKFGSKTTLNRRDTYRRRQMQRSVTRQMSFDLTKLLVTEDWFSDISPQTMRRLLNIVSVTGRLLRANQITFNWDRLASWINLTEQWPYRTSWLILYLEETDGIPDQATLKTIYERISKNIPTTKDVEPLLEIDGDVRSFEVFLSSRTPVLAARDIRTFLPCTVNLDPKLREIIADVRAAREQMNMGGVTYPTLPLHDGAPRPTSIYSQQSSACSPTASYNGPYNPPGVSPQPHSAYYSGMAGPQHPFYNRGTASVVSGTPSVLLSSMNTDTVCERLKVMEGIDQSMLAQYTATIKKANVNGRVLSQCNLDELKKEMNMNFGDWQLFRGSVMEMRHVESQVLHEEAPSEQGSSMVGHGEPVRHRGASGHGGPGNTDTSPMYNFNLSFEELSNVGLDEQPRHANPPWMSTTHRTPSMSSLNSQESSNDICKLTDKQQAEYRNAYQEYIASMAQLEAAGSGAEKPVQPHPGQFMHSNSEDKNKDGGDQDGRKSYSKRSSGKPAVDAADFAATDAATLDPISEEDEKLDHGSSKSLLGRKTSGEKVGLFQSADLKLKAAGGLRYQKLTSDDEESEESDNAPLLKDGKKPEPKRTESEERSLAKGKEYLSDGMLDKKDSSDSGVRSNESSPNHSLQDEEADLSQSERTNLIELDEESLARKRGLPNSLSGLQDPTVARMSICSEDQCSLLASSPEESWPSSKNYNLNRTPSNTTLNNNTNAQQGNRPRQPGDGSNTTSSSNTTGSEVIVAPGSSTNTSSTSTTHNENVRVVHLKRGLNPGDPPEICAVTSDTVTFGEERESIL comes from the exons ATGGACACCACCACCTCTATAAAGATGACCACTATGGCCATCCAGAACCTCTTCAGCTATGTAGAGGAAGAGAATCTGGCTGCCCTCAAAGCACACCTCGATAAGTTCAAAGAGGTAGACGGTCGCAGTGAT aATGGACAAACGCCCCTGATGTTGGCTGCAGAACAGGGCAGTCTAGAGATAGTCCAAGAGCTCATCAGAAGAGGTGCCAATGTCAACCTGGACGATGTG GACTGCTGGTCTGCTTTGATCTCGGCGGCTAAGGAGGGGCATGTGGAGGTGGTGAAAGAGCTGCTGGACAGCAGTGCTTATATTGAGCACAGAGACATG GGGGGCTGGACTGCCCTTATGTGGGCTGCATATAAAGGTAGAGTGGAAGTGACTAACGTTCTACTGGAGAATGGGGCCAACCCCAACACAACAGGACAG TACAGCGTATACCCCATCATCTGGGCTGCTGGTCGAGGTCATGCTGAAATTGTCAAACTTTTGCTGAAGCATGGAGCCAAAGTCAACTGCTCTGATAAG TATGGCACCACTCCACTGATCTGGGCTGCCAGGAAGGGCCACTATGACTGTGTGATGCACCTGCTGGAGAATGGAGCTGATGTTGACCAGGAAGGAGCA AATTCCATGACCGCCCTAATTGTGGCTGTGAAAGGCGGCTATACTGAAGTTGTGAAGGAGCTTCTAAAGAGAAACCCCAATGTGAACATGACCGATAAGGATGGCAACACAGCCCTGATGATTGCAGCTAAGGAAGGCTACACTGAGATAGTGCAAGACTTGCTGGATGCAGGCACATATGTGAACATCCCAGACAGG AGTGGTGATACTGTACTGATTGGTGCTGTGAGGGGTGGCCATGTTGAGATTGTGAGAGCCTTGTTGCATAAGTATGCTGACATCGATATCAGAGGACAG GACAATAAGACAGCTCTGTACTGGGCTGTAGAGAAGGGAAATGCCACAATGGTCAGAGACATTCTCCAGTGTAACCCTGACACAGAGACCACCACTAAG GATTCTGAGACTCCTCTGATCAAAGCCACTAAAATGAGAAACATTGAAATAGTGGAACTACTACTGGACAAAGGAGCAAAGGTGTCTGCTGTGGATAAG AAAGGGGACACACCTCTCCATATTGCCATTCGTGGGCGGAGCCGCAGACTGGCTGAGCTTCTCCTACGCAACCCTAAAGATGGCCGGCTGCTTTACAGGCCCAATAAGGCTGGAGAGACTCCATACAACATTGACTGTAGCCACCAGAAAAGCATCCTCACTCAGATCTTTGGAGCCC GACACCTGTCCCCCACTGAGTCGGATGGGGATATGCTGGGATACGACCTGTATAGTAGTGCTCTGGCGGACATCTTGAGTGAGCCCACCATGCAGCCACCCATCTGTGTGGGCCTGTACGCCCAATGGGGCAGTGGCAAATCATTTCTGCTCAAAAAATTAGAGG ATGAGATGAAGACGTTTGCAGGGCAGCAGATCGAGCCTTTGTTCCAATTCTCTTGGTTGGTGGTGTTCCTGTCATTAATGCTTTGTGGCTCTGTGGCTCTTCTGCTTGGCTTCACTGTGGACCCCAAGCTGGCTATTGCCGTCTCTCTCAGCCTACTGGCTCTGCTCTATCTGTTCTTTG TGGTTGTGTACTTTGGGAGCAGGCGTGAGGGTGAGAGCTGGAACTGGGCCTGGGTTCTTAGCACCCGGCTTGCCCGCCACATTGGCTACCTGGAACTACTACTGAAACTTATGTTTGTAAACCCACCAGAGCTGCCTGAGCAGACCACGCGAGCACTGCCTGTCAG GTTCCTGTTCACAGACTATAACAGGCTGTCCAGTGTGGGTGGAGAGACGTCAATGGCTGAAATGATTGCTACGCTTTCAGATGCCTGTGAGAGGGAGTTTGGCTTCATGGCCTCTAGACTCTTCAGGGTCTTTAAGACGGAGGACACCCAAG GTAAAAAGAAATGGAAGAAGACATGCTGTATCCCATCCTTCGTCATCTTCCTCTTCATCCTGGGCTGCCTGATCACAGGCATGGCCTTGCTGGCCGTCTTCAAGGTGGATGGCCATAACCAGACAGTGAACGCAGTGCTAGTTGCCATGGCGAGTGTAGTGGGCCTAGCTCTGCTACTGAACTGCCGCACCTGGTGGCAGGTGACAGACTCCGTTCTGAACTCCCAGAGAAAGAGGCTGCACAGCGCTGCCAACAAGATGCACAAACTCAAAAGTGAAGGCTTCATGAAG GTGCTTAAAAGTGAAGTAGAACTCATGGCTAAAATGGCAAAGACCATTGACAGCTTCACCCAGAATCAGACCCGTCTGGTGGTCATCATTGATGGCCTGGACTCTTGCGAGCAGGACAAAGTTCTGCAGATGCTGGATACG GTGAGGGTGCTGTTCTCCAAAGGCCCCTTTATCTCCATCTTTGCCAGTGACCCTCACATCATCATTAAGGCCATCAACCAGAACCTGAACAGCGTGTTACGTGACTCCAACATTAATGGCCATGACTACATGCGCAACATTGTGCACCTGCCCGTCTTCCTCAACAGCCGAGGCCTTAGCAGCGCTAAGAAGATGTGTGCACCAGCCCCAGCCAATGGAGATACGGGCAACTCTGAGG GTTGGCATGAGGAGCTGGACAGGAAGCTGTCCCAGCACAGTCTGGGTGAGACAGCTAAGTTCGGCAGCAAGACCACATTGAATCGGAGG GACACGTATCGGCGTCGGCAGATGCAGAGGTCAGTTACACGTCAAATGTCCTTCGACCTGACCAAGCTTTTGGTCACTGAGGACTGGTTCAGTGATATCAGCCCTCAGACCATGAGGAGACTGCTCAATATTGTGTCTGTCACAG GCCGCTTGCTGAGGGCCAATCAGATCACGTTTAACTGGGACAGACTGGCATCCTGGATCAACTTGACTGAGCAGTGGCCCTACCGAACGTCATGGCTCATCCTGTACCTAGAGGAGACAGATGGAATCCCTGACCAGGCCACACTCAAAACAATCTATGAAAG AATTTCCAAGAACATTCCCACCACTAAAGATGTGGAGCCCTTGCTGGAGATAGATGGAGACGTGCGGAGTTTTGAGGTGTTCCTGTCTTCACGCACTCCAGTGCTGGCTGCTCGTGACATCCGTACCTTCCTCCCCTGCACAGTCAACTTGGACCCCAAACTACGAGAGATCATAGCGG ATGTGCGTGCTGCTCGTGAGCAAATGAACATGGGTGGAGTCACCTATCCTACACTACCCCTGCATGATGGTGCTCCCCGACCCACTTCCATCTACAGCCAGCAGTCCTCGGCCTGCTCTCCCACCGCCTCCTACAACGGGCCATACAACCCACCCGGTGTATCCCCTCAGCCCCACAGTGCGTACTACAGTGGCATGGCAGGCCCTCAGCACCCCTTCTACAACAGG GGCACTGCCTCTGTGGTGTCAGGCACCCCATCTGTGCTGCTCAGCTCTATGAACACAGATACGGTGTGTGAGCGTCTCAAAGTAATGGAAGGCATCGACCAGAGCATGCTAGCCCAGTACACTGCCACCATCAAGAAG GCCAATGTCAATGGAAGAGTTCTATCCCAATGCAACCTGGATGAGCTGAAGAAAGAGATGAACATGAACTTTGGAGACTGGCAGCTCTTCAGAGGATCT GTCATGGAGATGCGTCATGTGGAGAGCCAAGTCTTGCATGAGGAGGCTCCTAGTGAGCAGGGCAGCAGCATGGTTGGTCACGGAGAGCCTGTCAGGCATCGTGGAGCTTCGGGCCATGGAGGACCTGGTAATACAGACACCTCACCCATGTACAACTTCAACCTGAGTTTTGAAGAGCTCTCAAATGTGGGCCTGGATGAACAACCCAGGCATGCCAACCCTCCATGGATG AGTACTACCCATCGTACTCCCAGTATGTCCAGCCTGAACTCTCAAGAGTCCTCCAATGACATCTGCAAGCTAACTGACAAGCAGCAGGCAGAGTACCGAAATGCCTATCAAGAGTACATTGCCTCAATGGCCCAGCTTGAAGCTGCAGGCAGTGGCGCAGAAAAGCCCGTGCAGCCCCATCCAGGCCAGTTTATGCATTCCAACTCTGAAGACAAGAACAAGGACGGAGGAGATCAAGACGGACGCAAATCCTACTCAAAGCGCAGTAGTGGAAAGCCAGCAGTGGATGCGGCTGATTTTGCTGCAACTGATGCTGCCACTTTAGACCCCATCAGCGAGGAAGATGAGAAGTTAGACCACGGCTCCTCCAAGTCGCTGCTCGGACGAAAGACCTCTGGCGAGAAGGTAGGGCTTTTCCAAAGCGCTGACCTGAAGCTGAAAGCTGCAGGTGGCCTGCGCTACCAGAAACTGACCAGCGACGATGAAGAGTCAGAAGAGTCTGACAATGCCCCTCTGCTCAAGGATGGGAAGAAACCAGAGCCTAAACGCACAGAGAGTGAAGAGCGATCTTTAGCAAAGGGCAAAGAGTACCTTTCAGATGGAATGCTGGACAAGAAGGACTCGTCTGACTCGGGCGTCCGCTCTAATGAAAGCTCACCCAACCACTCCCTGCAAGATGAGGAGGCTGACCTGTCGCAGTCCGAGAGGACGAATCTGATCGAGCTGGATGAGGAGAGCCTTGCCCGCAAGAGAGGCCTGCCCAACAGCCTGAGTGGTCTTCAGGACCCGACAGTTGCACGCATGTCTATCTGCTCTGAGGATCAGTGCAGCCTCTTGGCCAGCAGCCCTGAGGAAAGCTGGCCTTCCTCCAAAAACTATAACCTCAACCGCACGCCCAGCAACACCACCCTCAACAACAATACCAATGCTCAACAGGGGAACCGCCCACGCCAACCTGGTGATGGCTCCAacaccacctcctcctccaacACCACTGGCA